A region from the Lolium perenne isolate Kyuss_39 chromosome 4, Kyuss_2.0, whole genome shotgun sequence genome encodes:
- the LOC127293699 gene encoding histone H2B.1-like — protein sequence MAPKAEKKPAEKKPVEEEPATEKAKKTPAAKKPKAGKSLPAGKTAAKEGGEKKGKKKAKKSVETYKIYIFKVLKQVHPDIGISSKAMSIMNSFINDIFEKLAGESAKLARYNKKPTITSREIQTSVRLVLPGELAKHAVSEGTKAVTKFTSS from the coding sequence ATGGCGCCCAAGGCCGAGAAGAAGCCGGCGGAGAAGAAGCCcgtggaggaggagccggcgaccgaGAAGGCCAAGAAGACCCCCGCtgccaagaagcccaaggcgggAAAGAGCCTGCCCGCCGGGAAGACCGCCGCCAAGGAGGGCGGCgagaagaagggcaagaagaaggCCAAGAAGAGCGTCGAGACCTACAAGATCTACATCTTCAAGGTGCTCAAGCAGGTGCACCCCGACATCGGCATCTCCTCCAAGGCCATGTCCATCATGAACTCCTTCATCAACGACATTTTTGAGAAATTGGCCGGGGAGTCCGCCAAGCTTGCGAGGTACAACAAGAAGCCCACCATCACGTCCCGGGAGATCCAGACCTCCGTCCGCCTCGTCCTCCCCGGCGAGCTCGCCAAGCACGCCGTCTCTGAGGGCACCAAGGCCGTCACCAAGTTCACCTCTTCCTAG